Within the Rhizobium sp. BG4 genome, the region TTCCAACTCCTTCAGCGCGTGTGGATTGACCTCGCCCTTCGGCTGGCTGCCGGCGGAATAGGCTTTAGACCTGCCGCCACCCTCCTTGTTAAGGATGGACTCGGCGAGAATAGAGCGAGCGGAATTGCCCGTGCAGAGGAACAGCACGTTATCGGTCTTGTCAGTCATGGTCGTGGTCCGTGGTCATCGGAGGCCTGTTGAGCTTCATGATGGTCGCCGACGATGGGCAAATGGATGATAGTTGGCGGGTCGCCATCACCGCAGCCGGCTTCGGCCCGAGGAACTTCGGAAAACCCGATGGCGGAGAAGAACGGGGCGGCGCTAGTGGTCGCGAGGAAGACATTGCCATCGACGTCGCGCAGCGTTGCCTCGACGATGGCTCGGCCGACCCCATGACCCCGATGTGCCGGCAGAACGACAACAGACCGCAGCAGACAATCGCCGGCGCAGCGTTCGAGGCCGGCATATCCGATCGTTTGGCCGTCGCCTGAGGCTGCTTCAAAGAATGCGCGGCCATCGTCTTCAATGTCATCGGTTGGGAGATCCGCCGCACGGAGCGCTTCGCGAAGACGAGCGTCGCTACCGGCCACTTCGTGCAATGCGATCACGCTCAGCATGGGGTCGCCCCCGGCGCGCAGCACGGCGTCAGTTCTGCGATCAAAGGAGCGCAAAGCTCCGTCGATCCGCCGCAACAATCCTTCAGCAGGAATAGTGTCAGGTCGCGCAAGCCGTTCAGGTCGGCCCGGTAGATGATTGATCGGCTCTGGCGCTCGCTCCTCACCAACCCTGCACGGGAAAGCGTCGCAAGATGCGCCGACATTGTGTTCTGCGGGACATCGAGGAGCCGTGCGAGCTCACCTGCCGGAATTCCCTCCGGTTCGTGCCGCACGAGCAGACGGAACGTCTCCAGGCGGGTGTTCTGGGCCAAGGCCGCAAGGGCCGCTATTGCGCTTCTGCTTTCCATATATCCAGAATAATGGATATATGGAAGAAGTCAACCGCCGCTTAGCCGGGGCGGATTATGTGCAGCTGGAACTCGGAGATGCCCTGCAAACCAGGCCATCGAGCCTGAGGTGACCATAAGTCACCACGGCTGATATTCGGCGATCTCTTCCGGATCGACGAGTTCGCCGGTGACCTCGGTGACGACGACAAGGCCGAAAGCGGTTGTCGCCATAGGCCGAGCGAGGGGTGAGAGATCGTCGCTCGGCACGGGCAGCCGTTCTTCCTGCGCTCCGACGCTTCGCTTTGTCCTCCTCGTCGGTGCCCTTGCTTGCCTGGGCGCGCTTTTGCCTTTCTTCCGGTTCATCGCTTGGCCGCCTCCTTGTTGCGACTGTACCCCTGTTGCGGCCCACTTGTTGAGAGGCTATGAAATGCCTGCGCGACATCAGGGGGATCGCTAGTGGCTTACGGCACGGTCAAGTTTTTCAACCAGGAAAAGGGCTTTGGCTTCATCACACCGGACGAAGGCGGTCAGGACGTGTTCGTTCACGTGAGCGCAGTGCAGGGTTCGACGCTTCTGCGGGATGGCCAGAGGGTTTCCTACGAGGTGGGCCAGGATCGCCGGACCGGCAAGTCACGGGCCGAGGGCGTCCGCGGCGCCTGACTTAGCGCTGGAGCGTGTCGATGAAAGTCAGGGAAGCGACCAGCAGCGACGTGGACGCGATGAGCGAACTTCTCGAAAATCTGGTCGAGGCCGGCAAGCGAACGATGCCGGCAGAGATCGACTACGTTCGGGAGCACTATGTCGACAATCCGCTGAGCATATGCTGCACTCTTGCCGAAGACGACGACGGTATCATCCTCGGGTTCCAGTCCCTGATCCGCGCCGTCGATGGCAATCCGTACGGCACGCCGGCCGGCTGGGGTATCATTGGTACGCACGTTTCACCGGATGCCGCACGAGGCGGCGTCGGAACCAGACTATTTGCGGCGAGTGAGCAGGCTGCGATCAGTACGGGACTGACGAAAATCGAAGCTTTCATAGGCAACGCGAACGCTGTCGCCCAGGCTTACTACGAGCGCATGGGCTTCAAGACGTACCGGCAAACGGAAACAGCCATCTGCAAGGTCTGGACGCGCCAGGAGAGTTGACGGAAAAGCGATCGTCTCACGAAGATGCCGGCGACGTTCGCAAGACGGGTCCCTTGACGCCGAGATTGGGCAAGACAGTTCACCGCCATGGACCGTATCCCTTCCCCTCCCGCCGACGGGCATCCCGACCGTTTCCTGCGGTGTCAGGAAGCCAGGACGACGTCGTGGCCGCGGTTGCTTTGGCGGGCGTTGACGCGGGTTGGACACCGGAAGAAGTTTGGGCCGCACTCGTGGAGCTGGCGGACAACCTCATGCTTTCGGAGCTCGCAAATCGTGATCTGGAACGCGATCTGGCGGGCCTCAGAAGCGGGAGAGCGTAAGGGCATGTGCGGCAGGTTCACGTTCGACCATGAATGGCGGGTCTTCGCGAAGACGAACGGAAACGTCTCGTGGGCGAGCTGATGTCGGATGATGATGATCTGGCGGACTTGCCCGCCAGGTCGGCTGTGCGACCAAACACGTATTGGGCGGCTAAGAGCGCCTCCGGAACGGAGTGCACGAGGCGTTCTGGCTATCTGGAAACAGCACGACCCCCGACACCGGTCTCCTGCGAAACTTCGTATTGAAGACGGCAGCCGACATCGACCGGTACTGTCCACTCCGGAGAAACACTTCCACGGTCTTCGTTTCCGGATTGGCGCGCAGCTCGCGGCAGCGATCCCAGTCACACAGGAAGCTTGCTGCCGGCATGTCCGTCACATCGACGTCGAGAAGAATATCCTGCGCACTTGCGGTCGCGAAGATAATCAGGTCGTCCGCGCCAACCAGTAGTGCGGGAGCCCTGAGGCGTTCCAGCTTATCAAGAAGGTCCGTCATCACTTTTCGTCGCAGGTGTTAACTAAGTCATTATTGGATTGGACGGGCATCTTTGCCCTTTTTGGATACGTGTAGCTACAAGCTGGTGTTTGCTCCCTGTTTGTCCAGCGTCCTGCCAACCAATGGCAAATGAAGTCTCTTTCCAATGATTAAAATGCATCAATTCGACCAAGGTCCGTGGCGCATTTTGATAGACGCACTAGATAGCGTGGGGTAACCACGGGTTTGCAGTTCACGATTTTTTACCGGGAAGATTGCAGTCGAATGACACAGGGACCAAACCCCAGCATTGAGCAGCGCTACCGCCTGCTGATCGAAGCAATCACCGATTATGCAATCTACATGCTGGACCCGGCAGGCAACATCACGAGTTGGAACCCGGGAGCGGAGCGGCTGAAAGGATATTCCGAGGCCGAGATCATCGGTCGCCACTTCTCGACCTTCTATACCGAGGAAGACCGCGCAAAGGGTTTCCCGGAAGAGGCGCTCAGGATCGCTGAAGCCGACGGTCGCTTCGAGCGTGAGGGATGGCGGCTGCGCAAGGATGGATCCAAGTTTTGGGCGAACGTCATCGTCGATCCGATCCGAAACGCTGACGGGAACCTGATCGGCTTCGCCAAGATCACGCGCGATATCAGCGAAAAGCGCGCGGCTCAGGAGGCCATGGTTCAGGCTCACAAATTGGAGGCGGTCGGGCAGCTGACAGGCGGCTTGGCCCACGACTTCAACAATCTCCTGACGGCGATCCTGGGCAGCCTCGAGATTGCCAGGAAGCGAGCCGTCAGGCCGGACGTCCTAGACCTCATCGAAAATGCCATTCAGGGCGCCCAGCGCGGCGCAACGTTGACGCAACGGCTTCTGGCGTTCGCACGGCGGCAAGAGCTGAAGATCGACTCGCTACGCGTTCCCGACCTTGTCGGCGGGATGGCAGACCTGATGCGTCGAACGATCGGCCCGGAGGTTGTCATCAACACCGCGTTTCCAGCTGATCTTCCCCCCGTGCTTACCGACGCCAATCAGTTGGAGAGTGCGCTCCTCAACCTCGTCGTGAATGCGCGCGATGCAATGCCGGATGGTGGCGAAATCGCCATCACGGCGGAGCGGCGGTATGTGACAACAGGCAGTGCTAACTCGCTCGCGACAGGCGACTACGTCTGCCTTTCGATTGCCGATCAGGGAGAGGGGATGGATGCAGAGACACTCGCAAATGCCAGCCAACCATTCTTCACGACGAAAGGCGTCGGCAAGGGCACAGGATTGGGTCTCGCGATGGTCCAGGGGCTCATGGCACAGTGCGGCGGACAACTGGTGCTGAAGTCTAAACCGGGTGTCGGCACGACAGCCGAGCTTTGGCTTCCGGTGTCAGGGGAGCCGTCGACATTGGCCGCTTCTACCCCCGAGACCGTGTTTGATCCCGCGCCAACCGCCATGACGGTCCTGGTGGTCGATGATGACGCGCTGGTGCTCATGAACACAGTCCTCTTACTTGAGGATCTCGGCATGGAAACCATGCAGGCGTCCTCCGGGGCGGAGGCCATGACGATATTGGATAGTGGTGAGCTCCCTGCTGTCGTGATCACGGACCATGCCATGCCCCACATGACCGGCGCAGAGCTCTGCAGGCGCGTAAGGCAGCAGTATCCGAGCCTTCCATTGATTCTAGCGACAGGCTACGCCGAGCTTCCCGAGGGGGCCGAGCTTCTGAGCGATGTCGTCCGATTGTCGAAGCCGTTCAGTCAGACCCAGTTGTCGCGGGCACTTTCGGAAGCCTGTAATGCCGGACGGTGCTTCTGACTGATAGACGATTGCGGCTCGGGGACCTGATCGGCCGCGCTTTGTACGGATGCGGACCAAGCTGCGATCCCGGACCAAAGTCCGGATGATCAAACGCGACGGTTGTGTTAGCTGTTGATCTGCCCTGGGGAGGACCCGAATGACGCTGGCGACCGATATCCGTGATGCGTGCCTTGTTCTGCCACAGCTTGATCGTCAGAGCCGCCTGGGCCTGATCGAGCGAATACTCGGACAGCTTGAAGCCTACCGCACGACGGCGCTTGAGGGCGTGCGGCCGGACAAACGCTTCTGGATCGACACCCTCATTGCGTCCGTCAAGACGTCTCTGGACGAGATTGCAGCAATGGACACAGCAGAGCTCCTCGGCATCTTAATCGAGTTCGAGAAACTGATTGCGGTTCTCGACGGAATCAGCGCTTCTCGTGTCGCAGTGCCCACGTTCCACTGATCGCGGAGGTTTGGTATGATCGAGACGCAGCAGACCTCCGGCTGGTTGAATCCGACGTTCAACGATCGCCTCGTTTCCAGCTACGAAACGTTACTCTCTCCGATCCTCTTCGATCCCTATGCCGTGCACATGGTCGAGTATGCCGCCCGATCCCGTCCAGCAAACATCCTCGAAGTCGCAGCCGGCACCGGCGTCCTGACACGCGCGCTTCGCTCTCGCATGCCAACCGCTGAAATCGTGGCGACTGATATCAGCCCGGCCATGGCAGCTGAGGGGCGCAGGGCGACCGAGGGGCTGGAGGTCCACTGGTTGGAGGCCGACGCTGGTAAGCTGCCCTTCGGGCCGCAAATGTTCGATCTGGTCGTCTCGCAGTTCGGCGTCATGTTTTATCAGAACAAGGTGGCAGCGTTTCGCGAAGCTGCGCGGGTTCTGCGCAAGAACGGCAGGTTCCTGTTTTGCACCTGGGACTGGCTTCACGACAACGACTTCGCCAGGGCCGTGGACGAGGCACTGGCGAGGCTGTTTCCTGCAGACCCACCGTCGTTCCTGCGCCGGCTGCCGTATTCATACTACGATCAGGATGTCATCCGAGCGCAGATGTCGGCGGCAGGATTCTCGGCCGTCTCCTGCGATCGCGTCGAGCTGACATCGACAGCACCGGACGCCGGCACGATCGCGGCGGCATTCTGCGAGGGCACGCCGCTTCGCAGCGAGATCGAGGAGCGATCCCCGGGCCTTCTGTTCGAAACGGTCGCTGCGGTAGAAAAGGTCATCAGGGCGGATCTCGCCGCCCGACCAGAGGGTGCCATGACTGCTTTGCTTGTGCTCGGTACGGCCGCTTAGTGCTGCAGCGCTTTTGGTCACAAGCAAACGGCAGTAGACCCGTCACGAGCACTGATTTCCGTTGGCATCGCAGGACGAGCCACCCCACGCACAAAATGCAGGGGCGTCACGAATTTGGCACAGTCGTCACGCGTATTTGGTGAGATTATGGTTCGCGAGCATCGACTCGATGCCGCTGCTTTGCAGCGTCTCCCGCACAGACTCCACCGGCCCGCGAACCGTTATCTCAGCGTGGCCATGCCGATTATATCATACCATGACACATATAAGGTCTTTTCGATGTCCCGTTCAAAATCAGCGGCCCTGAGCGATCAAGTCTATGAAGGTCTGGCCGGCTTCCGGCTCGCAATGCGGCGCTTCCTGGCGTTCAGCGAGGCCGCGCTTGCGGAAGCGGGCGTCACGTCTCCACAATATCAGGCCCTCCTCGTGGTGCGGTCCACCCCTCATCGTCAGATCAGGCTTCGAGATCTCGCCGAGCAGTTGCTGATGCATCACCATGGCGCCGTCCAGCTCGTCGACCGCATGTGTTCCGCTGGCTTGGCGGAGCGTATCCCGGCGGAGGACGATAAGCGCAGCGTCATGATTAGCCTGACCTCGAAAGGGCGGGAGGTCCTTGAAGCACTTGCCCGCATCCACGTCGATGGCATGCTCGAAAACGAGCCGCTGCTGGCGGAATCCCTCTCCCGCCTGCGACAGGTCACCGAGCTCGCCTGACGCCGTCAAAGTTTTTTATCACGTCGTGATTGATCTCCAACTTCGTTCTTGTATCATGACATGATATAAAACCAGGATAACAGCTATCGCGGACGCAGAACGCTGGTCGGCACCCTATCGCCCCTCAAAAACCCTCTGGGCGTGGTCGCTCGTCGGCGCATCAGCCTTGACGTCATTATGGGCGGGCCTTCCGCCTTTGCACGGGCGCTCAAACAATCGAAGCATACATCGATAGCGTCCCGCATTAAAAGTTCGCCACCTGGAAACCGATGCATCGCCCGCGCGTTTGCATTTCCTACGGCGTGGAGGTTTTCATGAACGAGCATCTGACTGACCCTGCATCCGAAGGACCGGCCGGCGGCTGGGGATCGGTGAAATCGATCGCGCGCATTTACGGCGAGACCCTTTCCAATCCGGCGGTCCTCGAAACCCTGAAGCAGCAGAACAAGCCTGGCGGCTTCATGTGCGTTTCCTGCGCCTGGCCGAAGCCGGCAAACTACCATCCCTTTGGGTTCTGCGAGAACGGGGCGAAGGCGACGTTGTGGGAATCGACCTCGGCACGGTGCAAGCCCGACTTTTGGAACGACCACACGGTCCTGGAACTTCGCGACTGGAAAGATCACGACCTCGAAATGGCCGGACGCCTTACGCATCCGATGCGCTACGACGCCGACACGGATCGCTATGTCGAAGTCAGTTGGGAAGAGGCGTTTTCCGGCATCGGCGCCGTGCTGAAGCGCCTAGAACCAAAGGAGGTCGTCTTCTATTCCTCCGGCCATGCCGGTCTCGAAGCCTCCTATCTCTATGCTCTGCTCGCACGTCTCTACGGCAACAACAACCTCCCGCAAAGCTCCAACATGTGTCACGAGACGACGTCGGTCGGCCTGACCAAGGTGATCGGCTCGCCGGTGGGTACCGTGGTCTGGGACGATCTGGAAAAGACCGACTGCCTGTTCTTCTTCGGGCAGAATCCTGGAAGCAACAGCCCACGCTTCCTGCACCCTCTCCAGGAGGCGAAGCAGCGTGGGGCGAAGATCGTCACCTTCAATCCGGTGATCGAGCAGGGCCTTGTCAGTTTCGTCAATCCGCAGAGCCCGCGCCAAATGCTGACAGGCGAAGAGACGGTAATTTCCGATCTATATCTGCAGGTGCAAAGCGGCGGCGATGTCGCGGCAATCCTTGGCCTCTGCAAGGTGGTGGTCGAGGCCGACGACGACGCCAAGACGCTCGGTCTTAAACGCATCCTCGACGTCGAGTTCATCGAGCAGCATACGACGGGCTTCGACCGGTTCGTCGACTGTGTCCGGACGGCATCCTGGTCCGACATCGAGCGCGAGAGCGGTCTAACCGAGCCCGACATCCGCCGGGCCGGTCAAATATATGTCGAGGCCGAGAGGGTCATCGGCGTATACGGCATGGGCCTCACACAGCATTCGAAGGGCGCGCTCAACATCGCGATGCTGGCCAACCTGCTGATGCTGCGGGGCAACATCGGGCGCGAAGGCGCAGGCGTCTGTCCCGTGCGCGGCCACTCTAACGTCCAAGGCCAGCGTACGGTCGGCATCGCAGAAAAGACCAAGCTGGTTCCGATGGACAAGCTGAAGGAACTTTTCGATTTCGATCCGCCGACGGAGGATGGCACCCATATGGTCGACGCGGTGAAGGGCTTGATGAGCGGTCACGTCAAGGGCTTCGTATCGCTCGGCGGCAATCTGCTTCGGGCCGTCCCGACCAGAGGGACATGGAAGTCGCATGGGCGAAGCAGGAACTGACCGTGATGGTCTCGACCAAGCTCAATCGAAGCCATCTCTTTCCGGCAAAGGCGGCCTATATCCTGCCATGTCTCTCGCGCTCGGAGGTAGACGATCAGGCGACCGGAAACCAATATATTTCCATCGAGGACAGCTTCTCCCACATCCACGGCTCGATCGGCAAGCGCAGCCCGGCCTCGGAGCACCTGAAGAGTGAACTCGCCATCATTGCCGGGATCGCCAAGGCGACCCTTCCCGTAAATCCCAAAGTGACATGGGACGACTGGACCGGCGACTACTCCCTCGTGCGGGACCTCATCGAGAAGACCTACCCGGAAGATTTCGCGAAGTACAACGAGCGGCTCAACGAACCCGGCGGCTTCTATCGTGGCAACGCGGCGCACGACCGCATCTGGAAGACCCCGGAAAAGAAGGCGGTCTTCACAACGCCCGATCAACTGAACTCGCTGTCCTTCCCCGACAGACCTGGCCGTTACCGACTGTTGACGATGCGATCGAACGACCAGTTCAACACGACGATCTATGGATATTCCGACCGATTCCGCGGGATCGAGGGCACGCGCGATGTCGTCCTCATGTGCGCCGAAGACATCGCCGAAGCCGGCCTCGCGCCCGGACAGACAGTGCGGCTCGTCAGCGACTTCGAGGACGGCAGGCGGCGAGAGCTCGGCGGTCTAGTCGTAACACAGCACGCCCTGCCGAAGGGGACGATCTGTTCCTACTATCCGGAGTGCAACGTTCTTAATGCGATCGATCATCACGACGAGCTTTCGAAGACGCCGGCCTCTAAATCGATACCCGTCAGGATAGAGGCCGAGCCATGATGGGCGCCCGGCGGGGGACAGGAGGCTTGGCAGCATGAGCCAGCGCAGCGATGAGGCCGGACCAGACCGGCGCACAGTGCTTGCCGCCGACCGCACGATCTATGCCGCCGAACGCACCTATGCTGCCTGGATGCGAACGGGCTTAACGGCGCTTGCCAGCGGGATAGGAGCGAAAGCACTCTTGGCGGACGTCGTTCCGGAAATCCTCATTGTCACGACGGGGACGATTCTGGTCGTCTTCAGCGCTTTCTGTTTCGTCGTCGCCGTTATCAGGGAGTTCAATCCTGGGCCGCCGCCGCCGGAGCCGGATATCAAGAAGATACCGAGCGTCCTGCTGCTCGCCGTGAGCCGGTTTTCTGGCGATCGTGTCTTTCGTTACTCTCCTCGGCGTATGGTTTGATCGCTCAGGCACGCTTGGCCAGTGAGCTGGACGAGGCATGGATCACGAACCCAACTATGGCACGGTCGGCATTGGCGCGATCCTCGGGATAGGTGTCCTCGTATGGATCGTGGCAATGACTTTTTGAACGAGCCGGGCTCCTGTCTATCGATCGAATTCCGAGCGCTGCAACACGTTCAAGACCTCCTTCGCCATGAGATGTGCCGCCGTCAGGACTGCCGGCGACAGCGGCATTCCATCGCGCGCATCGCGCGAAATCCTCAGGAAACCAATCAACTCGATTGGATTCTCTATGAAGCCGTCGAGAATCTCCTCTACCTCCTGCGGGAAAGAACGCCCTATCCCGACGGCAAGCTGTCCTTTTTCATCGAGCACTCCCCGATCGATGAGTATGGTTTCGATCCGACCGACCCAAAGGCCGAGTTCGGCGCGCATGTCTTTCATCGCTATACCCCTGCCCTTGCCAGCTCAGTCTAATAGTCGTAATCCCCCCGGGGGAATGCCACGGCCGCCTTTTCGGATGTCCTGCAGATAGGTCAGGACCTTGCCTATCATCGGCGGATGAACTGGCTTGGATATCACGCCCACGACGCCCAGAAGTCCGGTTTGAATGGCCTCGGGATTGCCAGTCACCATCACGACTGCCAACCCGAACTCGCTTGCCAGATAATGTCCAACCCTGGGACCCGTTGCACCGTCTCGAAGTTTGACATCGACAAGCGCGATATCGCTGAACGGAGCGAGCGCTTGAGCGGTCTCGAAACTATCGGCGACGCCGGACGTCTCGTAGCCGAAGCTTGTCACTATGTCGCGAAGATCGGCGGCCAGGATGGCGTCGTCCTCCACAATCAATATTTTCTCGGCCGTCATCGCCCCCTCCTCCCAGTTTTGTTCAGCCTGTATTCAGGATTGACAATATGGTCGAAGCGTTAAAGAATGTCATCACATGATATAAAGGATGATACGATGACGAAGACGGCTTTCATTTCAACGGTATTCGCAGCCTATGTCGCCGTCATGTTCGCTGTCGCGTCGATCCCCGCAGAAGCGCCCCAAGTCGTGTCGCAAATGCAGACCCAGCAGGCGGTCAACTGAGGTTGACGGGATGGACGTGAAGCTTTTTCTCGCCGGAGCAGCCATCATGTGCGCGAGCATCTATGGCGGATCTGTTTATGTCCTGTTCTATCTTTGAAGCACCTTCATCATGACGTGATATAAATTTTGCGGATCGCGGAACCGCAAGGGCGCCTCTCCATTATCTTTTGATAAAGGGAGTACGCAGATGCAGCCTACCCTCATCAGGCCGAACCATTCTTACGTCGCGCGTGGCGGCCGCAATCGCAGATATGTCGCGAGGATCGACTGCGGCGTCGTCGACTACAGCGTGAGCGTCTTCGGCGTTTCCTTTACCCGGTCGGAAACGTTGGACGCGTTCGCGCGGTGGGCCTACGAAGACGCGGACCTTCTGATCCACCGTACGTCAACCCGCGGTGCGGGAGCATCGTGATGCTCATGGCGACGCCGGTCAAGAAGGCCGTCATCTACCGCATGGTCATGAAGGACCACATCTGTCCGTTCGGTCTCAAGTCGCTCGACCTGCTGCAACGCGAAGGATATCGGGTCGAGGACCACTGGCTCAGGACCCGTGAAGAAACGGATCGCTTCAAGGCTGACCAGGACGTTGGCACCACACCGCAGATTTTCATCGACGGCAGACCCGTCGGTGGGTACGACGACCTTCGCAATTTCTTTGGCGATCCTCTAAAGGATCCGGACGCCACTTCCTACGTGCCGGTCGTGGCAGTATTTGCGATGACCGCATCGATGGCGATTGCAGCTGGCTGTGCTGCCGGGACTCTGGCATCGCTTCGCACGGTCGAGTGGTTTGCCGCCTTCAGCATGTGCGAGCTGGCGATCCTAAAGCTGCGCGACCTGGAGAGTTTCACGAACATGTTCCTCGGCTACGATCTCCTGGCTCGGCGCTGGGTTCGCTACGCCTATATCTATCCATTCGCCGAAGCCTTCGCGGGCGTGCTGATGATCGCAGGCGGGATGTTGGCCCTGATCGCCTCGCCGGTCGCACTGGCCATCGGTACGATCGGCGCCTGTTCAGTATTCAAGGCGGTCTACGTCGAGAAGCGCGAGTTGAAGTGCGCGTGCCTTGGTGGCGACAGCAACGTTCCCTTGGGATTCATATCCCTGACCGAAAACCTCATGATGGTCGCGATGGCCGTCTGGATGATAATAAAGGCAGTTTTGACATGAGCGAGCCCCAGGACGAAACCACAGACGGTCAAAATGAGCCGGAAGCGATCCACAACATCGCGTCGCTCCGCCGGCAGTACGGCGTCAGCAGGCACGAGGCCCGCCGGCTTATCGAGCGCTTCGGCAATTCGAGGGATGAACTGGATCTGCTCCTCGCAGGCCGCGGTCGGACGGCCCTCCATCGACGGCGTGAGGTCGCTACACCCGAGAGTGACGCCGCGTTTGGTATTGGGTAGTGCGCGTTTCAATGCGAAACCCTGTCTTAGGGCATCGAAGTTCCATCGTGAGACTCGGCAGAGCGCTTCAGGGTTTGGCGCGCCAAGACCGCCTGCAGAACCCCAGTTCGCCCGGACCGCGGTTTCGTTCAAAACCGGATGGACCAGCCCAAGCATTTCCGCAATGACTGCAGCAGGGACACCGCTCACCTATCAGAAAAATCGATCAATTCAATACGAATGCCACGTATATTCCGATGGAGAACCGGAATGAGCGGCATCGGTCTGCCGTTCGCCAATGCCTTTAAGCTGTACGTTGTGCCATCCTCGGCGACGAACGTGCTCTCGATCGGCAAAAGCGCGTTCGGTCTCCGGCCAATCCGCGCTTCCGGATAGAAACCACAGATCACTCGGGGTAGATGTGTCGATCTTTGAACTCTCCGCCATTCTCTTGACTCTATCGGCCGCCCTCGGCTGGATCAACCACAAGTACCTGCCGC harbors:
- a CDS encoding GNAT family N-acetyltransferase — encoded protein: MLSVIALHEVAGSDARLREALRAADLPTDDIEDDGRAFFEAASGDGQTIGYAGLERCAGDCLLRSVVVLPAHRGHGVGRAIVEATLRDVDGNVFLATTSAAPFFSAIGFSEVPRAEAGCGDGDPPTIIHLPIVGDHHEAQQASDDHGPRP
- a CDS encoding helix-turn-helix transcriptional regulator; the encoded protein is MESRSAIAALAALAQNTRLETFRLLVRHEPEGIPAGELARLLDVPQNTMSAHLATLSRAGLVRSERQSRSIIYRADLNGLRDLTLFLLKDCCGGSTELCAPLIAELTPCCAPGATPC
- a CDS encoding cold-shock protein encodes the protein MAYGTVKFFNQEKGFGFITPDEGGQDVFVHVSAVQGSTLLRDGQRVSYEVGQDRRTGKSRAEGVRGA
- a CDS encoding GNAT family N-acetyltransferase; the protein is MKVREATSSDVDAMSELLENLVEAGKRTMPAEIDYVREHYVDNPLSICCTLAEDDDGIILGFQSLIRAVDGNPYGTPAGWGIIGTHVSPDAARGGVGTRLFAASEQAAISTGLTKIEAFIGNANAVAQAYYERMGFKTYRQTETAICKVWTRQES
- a CDS encoding PAS domain-containing sensor histidine kinase is translated as MTQGPNPSIEQRYRLLIEAITDYAIYMLDPAGNITSWNPGAERLKGYSEAEIIGRHFSTFYTEEDRAKGFPEEALRIAEADGRFEREGWRLRKDGSKFWANVIVDPIRNADGNLIGFAKITRDISEKRAAQEAMVQAHKLEAVGQLTGGLAHDFNNLLTAILGSLEIARKRAVRPDVLDLIENAIQGAQRGATLTQRLLAFARRQELKIDSLRVPDLVGGMADLMRRTIGPEVVINTAFPADLPPVLTDANQLESALLNLVVNARDAMPDGGEIAITAERRYVTTGSANSLATGDYVCLSIADQGEGMDAETLANASQPFFTTKGVGKGTGLGLAMVQGLMAQCGGQLVLKSKPGVGTTAELWLPVSGEPSTLAASTPETVFDPAPTAMTVLVVDDDALVLMNTVLLLEDLGMETMQASSGAEAMTILDSGELPAVVITDHAMPHMTGAELCRRVRQQYPSLPLILATGYAELPEGAELLSDVVRLSKPFSQTQLSRALSEACNAGRCF
- a CDS encoding class I SAM-dependent methyltransferase, which codes for MIETQQTSGWLNPTFNDRLVSSYETLLSPILFDPYAVHMVEYAARSRPANILEVAAGTGVLTRALRSRMPTAEIVATDISPAMAAEGRRATEGLEVHWLEADAGKLPFGPQMFDLVVSQFGVMFYQNKVAAFREAARVLRKNGRFLFCTWDWLHDNDFARAVDEALARLFPADPPSFLRRLPYSYYDQDVIRAQMSAAGFSAVSCDRVELTSTAPDAGTIAAAFCEGTPLRSEIEERSPGLLFETVAAVEKVIRADLAARPEGAMTALLVLGTAA
- a CDS encoding MarR family transcriptional regulator codes for the protein MSRSKSAALSDQVYEGLAGFRLAMRRFLAFSEAALAEAGVTSPQYQALLVVRSTPHRQIRLRDLAEQLLMHHHGAVQLVDRMCSAGLAERIPAEDDKRSVMISLTSKGREVLEALARIHVDGMLENEPLLAESLSRLRQVTELA
- a CDS encoding DUF202 domain-containing protein yields the protein MSQRSDEAGPDRRTVLAADRTIYAAERTYAAWMRTGLTALASGIGAKALLADVVPEILIVTTGTILVVFSAFCFVVAVIREFNPGPPPPEPDIKKIPSVLLLAVSRFSGDRVFRYSPRRMV
- a CDS encoding response regulator, translated to MTAEKILIVEDDAILAADLRDIVTSFGYETSGVADSFETAQALAPFSDIALVDVKLRDGATGPRVGHYLASEFGLAVVMVTGNPEAIQTGLLGVVGVISKPVHPPMIGKVLTYLQDIRKGGRGIPPGGLRLLD
- a CDS encoding glutaredoxin, with amino-acid sequence MLMATPVKKAVIYRMVMKDHICPFGLKSLDLLQREGYRVEDHWLRTREETDRFKADQDVGTTPQIFIDGRPVGGYDDLRNFFGDPLKDPDATSYVPVVAVFAMTASMAIAAGCAAGTLASLRTVEWFAAFSMCELAILKLRDLESFTNMFLGYDLLARRWVRYAYIYPFAEAFAGVLMIAGGMLALIASPVALAIGTIGACSVFKAVYVEKRELKCACLGGDSNVPLGFISLTENLMMVAMAVWMIIKAVLT